From the Gasterosteus aculeatus chromosome 13, fGasAcu3.hap1.1, whole genome shotgun sequence genome, one window contains:
- the zbtb34 gene encoding zinc finger and BTB domain-containing protein 34: MLICNTAASKLEKQIQEMDDGSYVEFDVPEFSNTVLTQLNELRLQGKLCDIIVHIQGQPFRAHKAVLAASSPYFRDHSALSTMSGLSISVIKNPEVFEQLLSFCYTGHMSLQLKDIISFLTAASFLQMQAIIDKCTQILESLHSKISLPVGACSPEKDDSQASGNGVNDSSLFVNPTQISPPYYSRQTQPGHEARFELAGKGRGRQQPEEGQSDRGSSDSVSEHEAPMEAETEQVELIGKDGLVTDVHVKIEKIDRPTYSDSSSAGDDGYHTELVDGEQVLAVSVGSYGPVIQSTAYSYSGLSSPGFLNLSNSSPSRSLLSGYRGGRARAKRPLAIPAGVLGHIKPASDHSEPAAATGLENDVRERSLRSQWYPYNERLICIYCGKTFNQKGSLDRHMRLHMGITPFVCKFCGKKYTRKDQLEYHIRGHTDNKPFHCQICGKCFPFQGTLNQHLRKKHLGASEGSNHIDSPETAEGGSGPKEQEDAAEAMALEAQYAEEAPAADTEESSKCSPEEAQASRCDF; encoded by the exons ATGCTAATCTGCAATACG GCAGCCAGCAAACTGGAGAAACAGATCCAAGAAATGGACGACGGCAGCTACGTCGAGTTCGACGTGCCGGAGTTCAGTAACACTGTCCTGACCCAGCTCAACGAGCTGCGGCTGCAAGGGAAGTTGTGTGACATCATTGTTCACATTCAGGGTCAGCCATTTCGAGCCCACAAAGCCGTGCTGGCTGCGAGTTCGCCCTACTTCCGCGACCACTCGGCTCTCAGCACCATGAGTGGCCTTTCCATTTCGGTCATCAAAAACCCGGAGGTTTTCGAGCAGCTCCTTTCGTTTTGCTACACAGGTCACATGTCCCTGCAGCTCAAGGACATTATCAGTTTCCTCACGGCTGCCAGCTTCCTGCAGATGCAGGCCATCATCGACAAGTGCACACAAATCCTGGAGAGCCTCCACTCCAAGATCAGCCTCCCGGTCGGCGCCTGCAGCCCAGAGAAGGACGACTCGCAGGCCAGCGGCAACGGCGTCAACGACAGCAGCCTCTTCGTGAACCCCACCCAGATCTCCCCCCCTTACTACTCCCGGCAGACTCAGCCAGGGCACGAGGCGCGCTTTGAGCTGGCAGGAAAAGGCCGGGGCCGGCAGCAGCCCGAGGAAGGCCAGTCGGACCGCGGCAGCAGCGACAGCGTCTCTGAGCACGAGGCTCCCATGGAGGCCGAGACGGAGCAAGTGGAACTGATCGGCAAGGACGGGCTAGTGACAGACGTGCACGTGAAGATAGAGAAGATCGACAGGCCCACGTACTCGGACAGCTCCTCGGCCGGTGACGACGGCTACCACACGGAGCTGGTGGACGGCGAGCAGGTGCTGGCTGTCAGCGTGGGCTCCTACGGCCCTGTCATCCAGTCCACTGCCTACTCTTACTCAGGCCTCTCCTCCCCGGGCTTTCTGAACCTCAGCAACTCCAGCCCCTCCCGCTCCTTGCTGAGTGGCTACAGAGGTGGACGGGCCAGGGCGAAGCGCCCGCTGGCCATCCCGGCCGGGGTGCTGGGTCACATCAAACCGGCCTCGGACCACAGCGAGCCGGCGGCGGCCACGGGGTTGGAGAACGACGTGCGAGAGCGCAGCCTGCGGAGCCAGTGGTACCCGTACAACGAGAGACTCATTTGCATCTACTGCGGAAAGACCTTCAACCAGAAGGGGAGCCTGGATCGCCACATGCGCCTGCACATGGGAATCACCCCATTCGTCTGCAAGTTCTGTGGCAAGAAGTACACGAGGAAGGACCAGCTGGAGTACCACATCCGCGGCCACACGGACAACAAGCCCTTCCACTGTCAGATCTGTGGCAAATGCTTCCCATTCCAGGGCACCCTCAACCAGCACCTGAGGAAGAAGCACTTGGGAGCGTCGGAAGGGAGCAACCACATAGACTCTCCGGAGACGGCGGAGGGCGGCTCGGGTCcgaaggagcaggaggatgcGGCCGAGGCGATGGCCTTAGAGGCGCAATATGCAGAAGAGGCACCAGCTGCTGATACGGAGGAGAGTTCAAAATGCAGTCCGGAGGAGGCTCAAGCATCAAGATGTGATTTTTAG
- the angptl2b gene encoding angiopoietin-related protein 2b, with the protein MEPPSVVLLWLLLLHGLACTAQQPHGSPSDSSHGRDRTQEFQSSEDDLEREFLYAARTKRAPADQPQDKCSYTFIVPQQKVTGAICVNSKEPEAMLENRVNKQELELLNVELQRQKRQIETLQQLVEVDGGIVNEVKLLRKESRNMNSRVTQLYMQLLHEIIRKRDNALELAQMENKILNQTSEMQQLTSRYKDLEHKYTHLASLATNQSSLIALLEQQCQSRPLPRPAPVPQPRPQPPPPSPPLNKPYQPPVLPRVTKPISNEIQSDQKSVLPLPTMPAGTHGPSTTNKPSGPFKDCLQALEDGHTSSGMYLVKPENANRLMQVWCDQRHDPGGWTVIQRRVDGSVNFFRNWETYKQGFGNIDGEYWLGLENIYWLTNQANYKLLVTLEDWSGRKVFAEYASFRVEPEIDFYKLRVGRYHGNAGDSLTWHNGKQFTTLDRDHDAYTGNCAHYQKGGWWYNSCAHSNLNGVWYRGGHYRSRYQDGVYWAEFRGGAYSLKKVVMMIRPNPNTFH; encoded by the exons ATGGAGCCCCCttcagtggtcctgctgtggctccttcttcttcatggACTAGCCTGTACCGCCCAGCAGCCTCATGGGAGTCCGTCAGACAGTAGCCACGGCCGGGACAGGACCCAAGAATTTCAGAGCAGTGAGGATGATTTGGAGAGAGAGTTTCTCTACGCTGCAAGGACCAAGCGTGCTCCCGCTGACCAGCCGCAGGACAAGTGCTCCTACACGTTCATTGTGCCTCAACAAAAAGTGACCGGCGCCATCTGCGTCAACTCCAAGGAGCCGGAGGCCATGCTGGAGAATCGGGTCAACAAACAGGAGCTGGAGCTGCTAAATGTggagctgcagagacagaagaggCAGATCGAgaccctgcagcagctggtggaggtggacggaggTATTGTGAACGAGGTCAAGCTTCTGAGGAAGGAGAGCCGAAACATGAACTCCAGGGTCACTCAGCTGTACATGCAGCTGCTCCATGAGATCATCAGGAAGAGAGACAATGCCCTCGAGTTGGCTCAGATGGAGAACAAGATCCTGAACCAAACCTCCGAGATGCAGCAGCTCACCAGCCGATACAAGGATCTCGAGCACAAGTACACGCACTTGGCTTCTTTGGCCACCAACCAATCGAGTCTTATTGCTCTGTTGGAGCAGCAGTGCCAGAGTCGGCCTCTCCCTCGGCCCGCGCCAGTCCCCCAGCCGAGGCCCCAACCGCCCCCACCATCACCACCTCTCAACAAGCCTTACCAGCCGCCTGTCCTGCCACGAGTCACCAAGCCAATCAGCAACGAGATCCAGAGTGACCAGAAATCCGTACTGCCCCTTCCTACGATGCCGGCTGGCACACACGGCCCCTCCACCACTAACAAGCCCTCTG GGCCGTTCAAGGATTGTCTGCAGGCTCTGGAAGACGGCCACACGTCCAGCGGCATGTACCTGGTGAAGCCAGAGAACGCCAACCGCCTCATGCAGGTGTGGTGTGACCAGAGACATGACCCAGGCGGCTGGACTGTGATACAGAGGAGGGTGGATGGCTCCGTCAACTTTTTCCGAAACTGGGAAACATACAAG CAAGGTTTTGGCAACATTGATGGCGAGTACTGGCTTGGTCTGGAGAACATCTACTGGCTGACAAACCAGGCAAACTACAAGTTGCTGGTCACGCTGGAGGACTGGTCTGGCAGAAAGGTGTTTGCAGAGTACGCCAGCTTCAGGGTGGAGCCGGAGATCGACTTCTACAAGCTGAGGGTGGGCCGTTATCATGGCAACGCCGGAGACTCCCTCACCTGGCATAATGGCAAACAGTTCACAACACTGGACAGAGACCATGACGCATATACAG GCAATTGTGCCCACTACCAAAAAGGAGGCTGGTGGTACAACTCTTGCGCGCATTCAAATTTGAATGGAGTTTGGTACCGAGGAGGACACTACCGCAGCCGCTACCAAGATGGAGTCTACTGGGCCGAGTTCAGGGGAGGAGCCTATTCACTGAAGAAAGTGGTCATGATGATCCGTCCAAACCCAAACACCTTCCACTGA